The sequence AACAAATAATACGCTAAATAGCACACAGCGGCGGTAAAGTACTTAATTGGGGTACTAAAACGGGGGCCAGGAAGTACTTAATTTTTTGGGtacttaaattttgaaatttcagatAATTTAAGTATGTTGTTTTGTGAGTAATATTTGCCTACTGAATAGTATCAACGTActtaaactaaaatttatacttacattttttcctacttaaaatacttattttaaaaataacagctAAGACTTCTTTGGGTATTGAACACGGGACTCCCGGGTCACAGTCGGATGCTCATCCGCTGTGCCATTCTATATGTTTAAATTGTACTTCACAATTGAATGTTTTTACACGACGGGCcttgggacttagaaatttttccaaatgttCAAAGTTCTCTTCCAATTCGCTTCCTACCAGCTACCACCCTCTTTTTGCACTGAACATTTTAAGTACGTGTTTTAGGGTACTGAAAAGGAGAATTTTTGCACTTGCCTAATGTAAAAGTTTGACACTTTATATGGAGAACATACTTCAATAATCTTAAAATAAGTGtcctttaaaacaattaagtaCTTACAAAAATTTAAGTACTCTTTGGCAGTatacttaatttaatttacataCTTAATAAGTTTTTTCAATGGATTTAAGTACCTTACCTAGTACGTTAAGGAGGAAAAGGTACTTAAATCCATTGggcacttatttaaaaaacttattaagtatgcaaattaaattaagtacATTGCCAAAGAGtacttacattttttaaagtacttaattgttttaaaagacaTTATTTTAAGATTATTTAAGTATGTTCTCCATATTAAgtgtaaaatttttacattaagTGCAAAAATTCTCCTTTTCAGTACCCTAAAACACGTACTAAAAATGTTCAGTGCAAAAAGAGTACTTAAAACACCCGAATTAAGTACTCTACCGCCGCTGTGCAGTTTAGATAATGAGAGTGTATATCGCCAATGCCGCTAATGTATTCGCCACATGCATGTTATCTAATATATCGTCAAAGCTATTGACACGTAGAATTTCCACTATTGACAGAATATCCGCTTGGTGGCGCTACTTGGAGTGACCCATAAATATGACATCGATTTTCATTCCGATGTCTTGGCCTTTTATTACTATACAGAATCAGGAGAAAGCAAGGAAGCAACCTACAGTCTGGAGAAAATTTCGGAGATTTTTTTGACAGCTACTAGTTCAAAAGTATGACCACAGATGGCGTGAATAACATAAACAAAATCAAGGAAAAGCAAGGAAGCAACCTAGAGTCTGGAGAACATTTCATAGCTTTTTTTGACAGATAgtacttctttttttgccaGATAGCAAGTGAATTAACTCAgacacaaattcaatttacgTGAAAAGTTTATTCATCGGATGGCCATAGAAAGTGAATTAACTCAAGacacaaaattaattaacgTGACAAGTTTATTCATCACAACGATAAATTGTAGGCTTCATCACGGGTTGAACATTTCATTCATCAGAAGACGAATCGGACACCACAGAAGAGCTGGTGACACCAAAGAGATTGTCAAGCGTTGTAATACTATTAGCTAAGCAATCTTGCTCTTTGAGAAAGGATTCAAGTTCcataaatttcttttgtctaaCCAGAGTCATAATCATACTGGCGTGAATTCTTGCATTAGGGAAAGCAAGAGCATTGGAAGCAATCATTTGCATATTACttcgaacaaaaaaattgttgatgtACTCTTCGTAAGCTTCCTTGTCTGTTTTCTTAAGCGGAATCTTCAAGCCTGTTTCTAAATCGTCACAGGAGTTGATTTGGGATATTTCACAATTATACAACGATCCCTTGTTACTCTGACCAGAACATTTGACACCAACATGTCTAAAAATTAAACAGGTTATAGAATTAtatcaattcaaaattataataaaaaaattacccgaGTTTAGGATGAAAAAATGACCAACGATCCATACTAAGTAATTCCAAATTTGGTAACTGATTGGCAAACACAACCACTGTATTAGAACGCGGGGTCTTGACAGAACCTCTATACTTAGTACTTATCAAAAAGCGACCTTTTAAATCCTCGATCAGGGAGAAGAAATCATTAATTTTTGATACATCACTCCGagcaaaatcaaaaacaaatccaTTACTATTACTTTCGATCATACCACAAACGTCACGAGCTTCTGCTGCTTTCAGAATTTGATAATTCAATTTGTACATTAAATAATGACTCAACTCTGTCTTGCCAGAATTTCCATCATAGTCAAACACCCACAAAACAGTACGATCATTTTGGGTGGACAAGGCATTTACAACACACCTTTGCCAAGGCCGAAGATTGAGGCTGTATGACTGACGACTATTATCCATGTAGGCATTAGATATTACCAACTCGTATTTGTCTTTGTTTACAATGTAATCAATGTCTCCAGTGAAATTAAGCGGGACTTCTCCTTCTCGGAGTTGATTATAGAGACTAACTAAATGTTGTGGTTGATTACCTTGAGCACGAGCCGCAGCTCGCATTGCTTTTCCGAAAGATTCTATAACATCTTCTGCTTTCATTGAACAATGAGACACACATTCAGCGTCAACAAACAAATCACTCATActcgagaaaaaggaaattctcCTTTTGCTTACAGTTTCCATATAAACAACACGGTCACTTCTGGAAGCAAAGCTTACGGTTGGTAGAGACTTCAGAAGGTTAAAAGCGGCTATTAACGAACCACCGTGTTGATACACACATTGAAATCGACGACTTTGAATGGATAAATCCAATGATTCCGCCATTGTATCACGAGAGTTAATTTGAAATTGGTCAAACGACACAAACTTATTGAGACGCGGATTCAAACAGTTGCTAAACAGTGAACAATGTATGAGACTAATGTTTCTTCTAAATAAGCAATGACCGACGTTGGTCCCAGGAGATCACATACGAAGAAAAGCAtatgcttttcttttcatcataTGATGAAATGACAACGTAGAAACAAAGAATTCGATAGTCAACGTTTAGCTAAGACTGAACAGTTTGCGCTTCCAACCAAAACATTAGTGAGTTgcgtctctttttatttccaattttgaaaacaaacttgcgtctcttttttatttccgttTCTAAAATGACTGCATTGAGTATTCACGAAGAGGAGGATCctcttttcaataaaaagaatgaaatcgAAGAGCAACTCCATGGAGTTTTAATTGGTCAAAATTCGTTAAACCATTCTAATAATCTAGATGACATCGTTATCGCACTCAACATCGAAAGGGATAACATGAACATTGAAGAACCGATTGGTGAAATTGCCGTTGACGTTCAGAACGTAATAGATGCTGATCCGGACTTACACATCATTCCGCAGGCAGACTTAGCCATCAATGACCACAACGAAAGTGAGGACGATACCGAAAGTGAAGTTTCTAGCAGCATCACCATTGATTCCAGCAATGATTCCAGACTCGAAGAACCAACCCCATTTGAGGAAgaggtaaaaaataatataatttcGTTTGTTGTAAAAATCGAGCGATTAATCCAGTATTCAAAAACATATCAAATTAGATGGACATGATTTCACAGTACATAGCTGGAACAAAATCGACAAGAATCGCCACGTACGATATCTGGAaactgatgagaaaaaacgaagATTCGCTGAAAGCAGCCATTCTAGTTgggcaagaagaaaaacctaGATTTCTCGTAGCAAGAATGCATCGTCAGCTGATGGATTTACGCACCAATAAGGCCAAGCAACTTCTACAGCAAATCATGTACGATCGCAATAATGCTATTCAACAAATGGACAAGATTATCGAGCGTTTTGGAATGCAATCCGTATCAATAATGTTGATACAGCAATATAACAACATCATCTCAGCCAGCGAAAGGGGAGAACGTTTCTACGACCAAATGGCTGACGACTCAAAAAAGGCAAAGGATGTTGAAATGCGCATTTCCCGAAACAACTGAAATAGCAAGGATTACAATAACTTGTCATAATGATTGACTCGAAAAAGCAACAGAagtcgcaaaataaaaaattacgaatTTGTTCATTAAAAACTATAAATCCATCGTGTTGTCTTTAAATATTACCTCGTTACATTTTATAGTCAAGTGAAAATATTACTAATTTTCcaacatttcttattttcgtttTGCAATCCCGTTCTTCTATTAATAATTCTAAGAATACTAACGTCGAAAGCCATTCATTAATGACGACCACAATACGTCTTCTCTCATATAACAATTGTGCAGACTAACACAGTTGTTGCTAAATGTGGAAGGAATACATTTTGAAATCTAGAATATAAACAAAGAATGCTCACCGTATCCTAGTTTTCATTGAATTACAATtaagcaatttttaaaatggttcCAATACTTGATTTGGAAATCGGAAAAACGTTTAGTAATttcgaagaaattgaaactcTCATGACTAGACTGAAGAACGAGTTCTTCTATCCACTCAAATTTTCAGATAGCCAAACAATACAGACTTACAACAAAACAGTGAAATCCGCATCAAAAATATGTGATGAGAAATGGCGGTACAAAAACGCTACAATTGTATGCTGCCATCACGGCAAACATCGTGATCGTGGGACTGGAAAACGACcgaatcaaaatgtttttgcgTGTGAGTgcccctttttcttccgtGTGGTTTATCAACAAGGTCTTGAAAAATTCACAATAACATCATTGTTTCTGGAACACAAAAATCATCCAATCTCTTCTGAGGACATCAAAACATATCGCAAAGCTAAGTAAGTATAGTTTAAAAATCTCAGCTTCTAAATGCGTTAAACTATCACCTAATAAATACATGTGCCATCACTTAAATTTACAGAAATCTAAATCCTGAGGCTTCAACTTTCACTAAAACAGCTCTATTAACTGGAGCACAACCACATCATATCAGAAAAAATCTCATGTTGGAGTTCGGAGAAGCCTTATCTACTAAAGATATCCAAAATATGAAATGCAAACTTCAAGGTAAACATGATGATAATTTGTAGAAACCATAATTTGTTCAACAATCGTTTCGTCCGCGATCCAGGTTTTAAACAAGATGATTGGCATCACACTGCTGAACTGTTAAATGTCTATGCTAATGATCCACGAAATTTAGTTAAAGTATTTCATGATGACGATAACAACATCAACCTTATTTGCGTCCAGTtatcgaaacaaaaagaactgtATCGTTTGTATGGACAAACTCTCGAACTTGACGGCACTTACTGCACCAACGTTCAGGGCATGCCATTATATACTCTTTTGATTGAAGACAACCACGGAATTGGACAGCCCATCTACTACGCATGGATGAAACAAGAAACAACAGATTTTATTACGCTAGCACTTCGAACGTTCGCTGAGGTAAACTCCgtactaaattcaaaaattggaaTATTGAATAATGACTAAACATCACTCCTATTTATTAGAATAACGATGTGTCTGTAACGAACGTAATTTTAACCGATAAAGACTGTGCAGAACTCGCTGGGATAAAAACCGTATTTCCAAACGCTACGAGTCTCTTGTGCCAATTTCACGTTGATTGCGCCGTTGATACCAGACTTAATAAAGCGAAACTTGAAACAAATCACCAAGAAGAAATTTATCAATCATTTCAGAGAGCAATGCATGCTGAATCTGaagaacaaattaaaaaagaggaGCAATACCTCTGTAATATAGGTAACAGcgaaagaattaatttaataactTATTCATTATCCAAAGAGTTAttgtgtatttaaaaaaaaaaaaaaacagaagaagacaATCTCGGAGACTATTTCAAAAAACAATGGTTCAACATAAGAAACGTTTGGTGCGATTTCTATCGCACTACTTTATTCACTAAGGGTAACAAAACAACCAACAGACTTGAAAGGTAGCATTTACTAAAGCAATAATCAATGTGTTAGTATATCAATTTATATTCTTGTCCTCGATAACTTTTTTAGATTTCACTCAACAATCAAGAAAACCATAAACCACAGACAAGTAAAGTTTCACCAAATAGTGCAAGTTCTTCTTGACATCTCTACTCTTCGCACGATGGATtctgatagaaaagcaagagaAGCAAGAGTAAAGTTCCCTACATCAAAGCCTCACCCACTTTTGAAAGCATTTTCAGAAGTAATCACTCCATATGCGCTGAAGCTAATACAAGCTGAAATAGCTATGAACAAAACATCATCCTACGGAATTTTTAAAGTAACATGCATAtatcattaatttaaaaaaaggaataatgcTTCAACTAAGTTGTTACCGTATTCAGTCTGCCGACGTATATCGCGTCACTTCAAACAaaggtgaaaatgaaatcaaaggaAACCTACAATCATGTACCTGCCATTTCTTCATGTCCTACGGCCTTCCGTGCACTCACATCGTTTACGTAGCAACAGAAATGGAAATATGTCTTCCACAGCAATCCTTTAACTCCTGCTGGAAAGTCGAAAAAATACCAAGTCAGGAAGCCTACCAAATTGAGGAACCCACCAATGACTCCATAACAGTAAAGATGAAACGCACAAAGGCAAAAAGTTTCACTAGAGAACAATTATGGGTGGAAGCTAACGAATTAGCAAAAGAATGGGCAAATACGTTAACAAATCTACCGATTCCGGCATTCCAAGGCCAACTGAACGCCATGAAACACTTGATCGAGTGTGCGAAAAATAACATCACAATCAACttcagtaaaataaaatagaaacagCTTTCTTACAAACCGgtttatttaactttttcgttttccaatTACAGACGAAAAGATCAGACCAACAGAAGAGAAAGAGGCAACCAACCTTGTGAATGAGCAATTTATGCAAATAGCCATACCAAATTCCACTGCATGCGAAACACACGAACAACTAGCTTTAAACATAGAAGGTAACCTGTGGCAAAAGTGTATAACTTAACATTAATGGAATTGAAgaaatctcattttcaaactACAGACGACATCACGAAAATGGCGAAAGAACTAAATTCCAATCAGCATAATATAGATGAACAACAGCAAATGGAAACAGAGGTTCAACAAATCACAGAAGTAGTGAATGAACTCGTAGTCGTACCTGacgtcaacaaaaaaaacagtgaaagattgaagaaactaaaaaaattgaaacttgtAAACATAAAAAGACGACAGGGTAAACCAAGAACAACTAAAAAGCTTGATAAATACAAGTACAGTCCCAAACcattcctgaaaaaaaaatcacacgaGAAAAATAGAAGTATAAACTACATCATAATTTGAATATTCTATAGATTTTATTCTAAGAATTACTATTCTTGTAGTGTTTCTTTCATGGACAAcaggaaaagagaaatctCACTACCTGTTACTCAACCAACAAAAAGCTGATCGAAAACATCTCACCCATGCCAGCCAAATGAGTACAGCAGTTCTCGAAGATGATGTACAAAGCGTATTACAATCATTTCAAAACCTCTTCACTGAAGAAGGATGGAAACAACTAATGACAAACAGTAAAAATAATCTTATcactaatttaaaaagatactATTCAAATTTATCACTAGTTCATGAACGAAATCAAACAACACTGGAATACATCTGTCCAACTTGCCGCAAACCTGAAGGCACCAAAAAAGAACCTTGGATTTTCTGTGAGTCATGCCAATTGTGGCATCACTACAGCTGTcaagccattaaaaaaaaaccacaatcAAGCAATTATACCTGTACAATCTGTCGAAAGTAGAAATAAACAATTGATTCAGGTTAAACTGAAATCCTTCAAcgaaggaaaacaacaaacaactctGTAACTAACATATCACAATGCCAAAGCACTCTCGTGCACATTCATGTTTTTGCCGTCAGTCACTCAAGCAGCGCCACCAAGCGGACATCTTGTCAATagcctaaaaaaaaacctaattgaCAAGAGAAAGTCCGTGTCAATATCATCGACCCTAataatatatacatatatgatATACCTAAGTTGACCTCATCTAATCTAATCCCTCGGGGGACATATCATGGACCTGAATTGGCCCATGCTCATGATATCATGAGTGTATCATGCTGAGATTGTATTAATTGATTTATAATTTTGTATACGCGTAGCTAGACAGTtgtaaccaaaaaagaaaagctatATAATAATGACCATTTCTATCACTTCAAGCAACATGTAGCCCACggtcaaaattgaaaagaatctACAATTCGACACTGAAACTGTCTGCGTCTTTTCGCCTCGTCCTGTGCATCAAATCGACGTAAGATTTGATATATTGCTCagaatttgtctttttcttttatttcatcgCCAAGAAAGAAAGTGAACCGAGCAATATAGATATCAGTGTAACATGTAACAGTGAATTTATCTCCTTGGTGCGCTGTATAGTTTTATACGCTCAACGATGATGTCATCCATTTATTCTGGTTTCACTTGGAAACGGAATATTAACGCAAAAAGGTTATTCACATTGGCCGTCATTATTTCCACATtggctgttttatttttcgtcaaagTGTTTCAATCGACGATTGTCAATGTGGCCCGGAATGACATCCAGCATGATGGGCATCCCAGCAGCAATTCCGTCACCACCGATTGGGACAATCTCCTGGACTCGACGACATTAACTGGCGCCCAGATCATGCAGTACTTGAAATGGAGCAACCGACAATCCTGCCAGTTGGTCAACGACTTTGGCGGGACGATGAGGACAAATCCGTCCGGATGGGACGGTCAGAAATCGGTGTGCCTCGACCCGGAAGTGGCGCCAATTCCGGACCAATGTCTCGTCTACTCGTTTGGCATTAAAAACGAGTGGTCGTTTGACGAGCAAATTTCGGCCTACGGTTGCCAAGTGTACGCCTTCGATCCGTCCATGGCCGGCCAGGATCACTACGACCACAATCCCGGCAATGTCCATTTCTTCAAATGGGGACTGGGCGAGCGGGACCAACACGACGCCGATTACAATTGGACGATCCGCTCACTTTCGTCCATCTACGAGGAATTGTCGGCCCGTCACGGCCGCAGGATCATCGACTATTTAAAAATCGACGTCGAATTCGACGAGTGGATCGCTCTGCCGGAAATAATCACTTCCGGAATGTTGTCCAACGTCCGGCAGCTGGCGATGGAAGTCCACATGGATTTCGAAGCTTCGCTGGACCAGCACCGCCAATGGGCCAAACTGTTGAGGTCCATCGAGACGATGGGGATGATCCGCTTCGATTCCGAGTACAATCCCTGGTACGTCGGGAGTTTCGTTCGGATTCCATTAGAGGGACCTTTGGGTTATGAAATCGCCTGGTACAATGGCAATCTTTCACATGTTAacacgaataataataaacgatGATCCTCTTCTGTCAATCAATTCGCCTTATGCAATTTTACTATGGTGAAAGTGAACGCAGTTCATACGCCAGTCATACGCCAGTTCCTGTTTTATgtgaagaataagaacaaatgtgaaaattcaaatttcactgTACAAGTCTAAtaagacaaaaataaaataagattcAATTGATCAAAAGCGCTCCAGTCAAATATGCGAttgcataataataatgtgtTGTATCAAG comes from Daphnia pulicaria isolate SC F1-1A chromosome 11, SC_F0-13Bv2, whole genome shotgun sequence and encodes:
- the LOC124316026 gene encoding uncharacterized protein LOC124316026 — encoded protein: MLEFGEALSTKDIQNMKCKLQGFKQDDWHHTAELLNVYANDPRNLVKVFHDDDNNINLICVQLSKQKELYRLYGQTLELDGTYCTNVQGMPLYTLLIEDNHGIGQPIYYAWMKQETTDFITLALRTFAENNDVSVTNVILTDKDCAELAGIKTVFPNATSLLCQFHVDCAVDTRLNKAKLETNHQEEIYQSFQRAMHAESEEQIKKEEQYLCNIEEDNLGDYFKKQWFNIRNVWCDFYRTTLFTKGNKTTNRLERFHSTIKKTINHRQVKFHQIVQVLLDISTLRTMDSDRKAREARVKFPTSKPHPLLKAFSEVITPYALKLIQAEIAMNKTSSYGIFKSADVYRVTSNKGENEIKGNLQSCTCHFFMSYGLPCTHIVYVATEMEICLPQQSFNSCWKVEKIPSQEAYQIEEPTNDSITVKMKRTKAKSFTREQLWVEANELAKEWANTLTNLPIPAFQGQLNAMKHLIECAKNNITINFNEKIRPTEEKEATNLVNEQFMQIAIPNSTACETHEQLALNIEDDITKMAKELNSNQHNIDEQQQMETEVQQITEVVNELVVVPDVNKKNSERLKKLKKLKLVNIKRRQGKPRTTKKLDKYKYSPKPFLKKKSHEKNRMFLSWTTGKEKSHYLLLNQQKADRKHLTHASQMSTAVLEDDVQSVLQSFQNLFTEEGWKQLMTNIHERNQTTLEYICPTCRKPEGTKKEPWIFCESCQLWHHYSCQAIKKKPQSSNYTCTICRK